The following proteins are co-located in the Streptomyces sp. NBC_01198 genome:
- a CDS encoding DUF5937 family protein, with protein sequence MTLHIDIAGVPPERLSFAASPLAELTAMLHVLAAPDHHPHLAAWAAGVRTALRPELAERLQEAEFLWRSSRADFLLPARPRATLAEELDDIDEVDDDAYVTSALITTCGSSRLFFTGPSPLADAGARERALDRAQARGTVQEAFAERLLKDPAGVRARVRETLRQCGEAFFDAAWPGITAQLAADIRLKADLRVRQGLGPALASVSAAVTLDHDGERILVDKLQDNATSARGSGVTFIPSVFGHPHLVAVHSPGRRPTLQYPVAAGSTSGQVPLETVQLRVEALAHPVRLRLIRTLARGPHTTGELADAWGLTPPEVSRHLALLRRAGLVTSRRRGRYVHYALDLTATATLGADLLAAVLR encoded by the coding sequence GTGACCCTGCACATCGACATCGCCGGAGTACCACCGGAGCGGCTGTCCTTCGCCGCCTCGCCGCTCGCCGAGCTGACGGCGATGCTCCACGTGCTCGCCGCTCCGGACCACCACCCGCACCTGGCGGCGTGGGCGGCGGGTGTCCGGACGGCGCTCCGCCCGGAACTGGCGGAGCGGCTGCAGGAGGCCGAATTCCTGTGGCGCTCGTCACGCGCGGACTTCCTGCTGCCCGCCAGGCCGCGGGCGACCCTCGCCGAGGAACTCGACGACATCGACGAGGTCGACGACGACGCCTACGTGACCTCCGCGCTGATCACGACCTGCGGCAGCAGCCGCCTGTTCTTCACCGGGCCGTCCCCGCTCGCCGACGCCGGAGCCCGCGAGCGGGCACTGGACCGGGCGCAGGCGCGGGGCACCGTCCAGGAGGCGTTCGCGGAACGCCTGCTGAAGGACCCGGCCGGCGTCCGGGCCCGGGTGCGCGAGACGCTCCGGCAGTGCGGCGAGGCGTTCTTCGACGCCGCCTGGCCGGGCATCACCGCCCAGCTGGCGGCGGACATACGTCTCAAGGCCGACCTCAGGGTCCGGCAGGGACTCGGCCCGGCTCTGGCCTCGGTCTCGGCGGCCGTCACCCTGGACCACGACGGCGAGCGGATCCTGGTGGACAAGCTGCAGGACAACGCGACCAGCGCGCGCGGATCGGGCGTCACGTTCATCCCCAGCGTGTTCGGGCATCCGCACCTCGTCGCGGTGCACTCCCCCGGCCGCCGGCCCACCCTGCAGTATCCGGTCGCGGCAGGCAGCACGTCCGGGCAGGTGCCGCTGGAAACGGTGCAGCTGCGGGTGGAGGCGCTGGCCCACCCGGTCAGGCTGCGGCTGATACGCACCCTCGCCCGCGGCCCCCACACCACCGGCGAGCTGGCGGACGCGTGGGGCCTGACCCCGCCCGAGGTGTCCCGGCACCTGGCGCTGCTGCGCCGGGCCGGCCTGGTCACCTCCCGCCGCCGCGGCCGCTACGTCCACTACGCCCTCGACCTCACCGCCACCGCGACGCTGGGAGCGGACCTCCTGGCGGCGGTGCTGCGCTGA
- a CDS encoding MFS transporter, with protein MTITLPRGLVQASGGPRYTVAVAVDALGTGMLRPFLLLYGIKVVGLSATTTGIAMTAGIVTGLACTPAVGRWLDRGARSDAVAAAMLVRILGVLLLLATPGGNPGMFAAAALFLGIGNQAWPAAHAALIATVSTGRTRDAALAAARSVRNAGMGIGALVAAACLAGGTTALKGLAAATAVGYATAAVLAWSVHVSAAPPARPSSAAPAAPAPSMRAVLLANVVFAFCLNVPEVALPLVLATQVHASPVWSAGVLVLNTVLVVALQVGVTVRMSRFPRHITLMAAGIILTLSYLGFLLATPLHHGLAAPVITAVSALCTFGEVLYAGSATALVAATAPPQALGRALARLQLSSGLGLAISPAVMTTLAAHGSATLWGSLALATLAAAAAAGRHGRPPRRRSVPAAAGRATVRPRRTATPG; from the coding sequence ATGACGATCACCCTGCCCCGCGGACTCGTTCAGGCCTCCGGGGGTCCCCGATACACCGTCGCCGTGGCCGTGGACGCGCTCGGCACCGGCATGCTGCGGCCGTTCCTGTTGCTCTACGGCATCAAGGTGGTCGGGCTGTCCGCCACCACCACCGGCATCGCCATGACCGCGGGCATTGTCACCGGTCTGGCCTGCACGCCCGCAGTCGGCCGCTGGCTGGACCGGGGCGCGCGCAGCGACGCCGTGGCCGCGGCCATGCTGGTACGCATCCTCGGCGTGCTGCTGTTGCTGGCCACCCCCGGCGGGAACCCGGGGATGTTCGCGGCGGCCGCGCTCTTCCTCGGCATCGGCAACCAGGCGTGGCCCGCCGCGCACGCCGCACTCATCGCCACCGTCTCCACCGGCCGTACCCGGGACGCCGCCCTGGCCGCCGCGAGGTCGGTGCGCAACGCCGGGATGGGCATCGGCGCGCTGGTCGCCGCCGCATGCCTGGCCGGCGGCACCACGGCACTGAAAGGGCTGGCCGCCGCCACCGCCGTCGGTTACGCCACCGCTGCCGTCCTGGCCTGGTCGGTCCACGTCTCCGCCGCTCCGCCCGCCCGCCCGTCCTCCGCCGCGCCGGCCGCGCCCGCCCCGTCCATGCGCGCCGTCCTGCTGGCCAACGTCGTCTTCGCCTTCTGCCTCAACGTCCCCGAGGTCGCCCTTCCCCTGGTCCTGGCGACCCAGGTGCACGCCTCCCCGGTCTGGTCGGCGGGAGTGCTCGTCCTCAACACGGTGCTCGTGGTCGCCTTGCAGGTCGGCGTCACCGTCAGGATGTCCCGCTTCCCCCGCCACATCACCCTGATGGCGGCGGGGATCATCCTCACCCTCTCCTACCTCGGCTTCCTGCTGGCGACGCCGCTGCACCACGGCCTGGCCGCACCCGTGATCACCGCGGTGTCCGCGCTGTGCACCTTCGGCGAGGTCCTCTACGCCGGCAGCGCCACCGCGCTCGTCGCCGCCACCGCACCACCGCAGGCGCTGGGCCGGGCGCTGGCCCGGCTCCAGCTCTCCAGCGGCCTGGGCCTCGCGATCTCCCCCGCCGTCATGACCACCCTGGCCGCCCACGGCTCCGCCACGCTCTGGGGCTCCCTCGCCCTTGCGACGCTGGCCGCGGCCGCGGCGGCCGGCCGCCACGGCCGTCCGCCCCGGCGGCGATCGGTCCCGGCGGCGGCCGGCCGGGCCACCGTACGACCCCGGCGTACAGCCACTCCCGGGTGA
- a CDS encoding DUF6531 domain-containing protein, whose amino-acid sequence MVNDFGNVLMALATDGGSAGAKAAENIAKDAAEGAGEQAARDAARAAAQDPLKAGIRKGAKDCVGDPIDVATGDVLLTQIDLTLPGTLPPRPRTHPPVLVPHRPPLRPVVGLRSRPAPRTRRPGHGVRHR is encoded by the coding sequence ATGGTGAACGACTTCGGCAACGTCCTCATGGCCCTCGCCACCGACGGCGGCAGCGCGGGAGCCAAGGCCGCCGAGAACATCGCCAAGGACGCCGCGGAAGGCGCCGGCGAGCAGGCCGCCAGGGACGCCGCTCGCGCCGCTGCCCAGGACCCGCTCAAGGCGGGGATCCGCAAGGGCGCGAAGGACTGCGTGGGCGACCCGATCGACGTCGCCACCGGTGACGTGCTCCTCACGCAGATCGACCTGACCCTCCCGGGAACCCTCCCCCCTCGTCCTCGAACGCACCCACCTGTCCTCGTACCGCACCGGCCGCCTCTTCGGCCCGTCGTGGGCCTCCGCTCTCGACCAGCGCCTCGAACTCGACGCCCAGGGCACGGTGTTCGTCACCGATGA
- a CDS encoding DUF6531 domain-containing protein gives MSSYRTGRLFGPSWASALDQRLELDAQGTVFVTDDGAVLLYPVPEPHVPVLPLAGPRWPLEWDGVPGSPLRITDAGIPRGIRHSGGYQVPVDTAGGRVTGLRLLGGDRSDVQVRAFGYESGGHLGEVVNSAGQPYRFTYDRAGRITSWTDRNDAAYHYAYDSGGRCVATHGPDGHLDSTLSYDDAARTTVFTDSLGHRRTYTHNTAYRLVAETDPLGHTTTRQWDTENRLTAITDPLGRTTRYAYDGPSHAQPSVITQPDGTSATATYKAWGRPLAVTDPGGGVWRHTYDERGNLASLTDPSGAATVYAYDSAGAPVSVTDPWVWTRRPITMPTFPIRCSGRSARTLLRSRRSGQRRELREAVALPPAGAEIGSASVARTPR, from the coding sequence CTGTCCTCGTACCGCACCGGCCGCCTCTTCGGCCCGTCGTGGGCCTCCGCTCTCGACCAGCGCCTCGAACTCGACGCCCAGGGCACGGTGTTCGTCACCGATGACGGCGCCGTGCTGCTCTACCCGGTGCCGGAGCCGCACGTGCCCGTTCTGCCGCTCGCGGGACCCCGCTGGCCGCTGGAGTGGGACGGCGTCCCCGGCAGCCCCCTGCGCATCACCGATGCCGGCATACCCCGCGGGATCCGGCACTCCGGCGGCTACCAGGTCCCGGTCGACACCGCCGGGGGCCGCGTCACCGGGCTGCGCCTCCTCGGGGGCGACCGGAGCGACGTCCAGGTGCGCGCCTTCGGGTACGAGTCCGGCGGGCACCTCGGCGAGGTCGTCAACTCAGCCGGGCAGCCCTATCGGTTCACCTACGACCGGGCCGGCCGCATCACGTCCTGGACCGACCGCAACGACGCCGCCTACCACTACGCGTACGACTCCGGTGGCCGCTGCGTCGCCACGCACGGGCCCGACGGCCACCTCGACAGCACTCTGAGCTATGACGACGCCGCCCGCACCACCGTGTTCACCGACTCGCTGGGCCATCGGCGCACCTATACCCACAACACCGCGTACCGCCTCGTCGCCGAAACCGATCCGCTCGGCCACACCACCACCCGCCAGTGGGACACCGAGAACCGGCTGACCGCGATCACCGACCCGCTGGGCAGGACGACGCGTTACGCCTACGACGGCCCTTCGCACGCGCAGCCGTCGGTCATCACCCAGCCGGACGGCACGTCGGCGACGGCCACCTACAAGGCCTGGGGACGGCCGCTCGCCGTCACCGATCCGGGCGGCGGGGTCTGGCGGCACACCTACGACGAGCGCGGCAACCTGGCGTCCCTGACCGACCCTTCGGGAGCCGCGACGGTCTACGCGTACGACTCCGCGGGCGCGCCGGTGTCCGTCACCGACCCCTGGGTCTGGACGCGGCGCCCGATCACCATGCCTACGTTCCCAATCCGCTGCTCTGGCCGATCCGCTCGGACTCTCCTGCGATCCCGCAGGTCCGGGCAACGCCGCGAACTACGCGAAGCAGTTGCGCTACCTCCAGCAGGCGCAGAAATAGGGTCCGCGTCGGTCGCCCGGACGCCAAGGTGA